A portion of the Sebastes fasciatus isolate fSebFas1 chromosome 2, fSebFas1.pri, whole genome shotgun sequence genome contains these proteins:
- the prc1b gene encoding protein regulator of cytokinesis 1b isoform X6 — protein MRKSEVLAAEAVSCLNKALCHLKDIWEEIGIPEDQRLQRTNVVKNHIKSLLDMMIKEEDSLKKRLISSIQTCRTEMEKLYLELQLTGFEEETGITMLQQEKNIRTQVEALMKEKTLRMQQLKVLLDQDQDLCDILCSMPYGIAPDSVPTPEQLESFSQHITNQNAEKTRRYAEFMDLKRQIILFMGELDQIPETSFEKDVVCEDEDSFCLSRDNITSLKLLVCQLEERKAENEAMCEAHRERIQRLWDRLTVPQEEREAFNEHMVSSRRRNLEALHAEVQRLEELKMLNIHNVTDAIRSEIAVFWEKCFFSTDQRQDFSPYFSVDFTEELLSLHDAEIQRLKQHYEDHKELFDGVHQWEDSWRLFLQLEKKATDPTRFTNRGGNLLKEEKQRSDLHKSLPKLEKKLKAQIDVWESEQDREFLVNGQMFLQYVEDQWELHRIEKEKEKQERQLKKSKQTEEDMLYGTAVRTPTKRRLLGTHTPNKSRKGSAARMPGGGKPPNPRLLQGCNKENEAQLKGSPLSARPVQGH, from the exons ATGAGAAAGAG TGAGGTGCTGGCAGCAGAGGCTGTGTCCTGCCTGAATAAAGCTCTGTGCCACCTGAAGGACATCTGGGAGGAGATAGGGATCCCTGAGGACCAGAGACTGCAGAGGACTAATGTTGTCAAGAACCACATTAAG AGTTTACTAGATATGATGATCAAAGAAGAGGATTCTCTGAAGAAGAGGCTCATAAGCAGCATTCAGACCTGCAGGACGGAAATGGAGAAACTCTACCTGGAGCTGCAGCTGACCGGGTTTGAG GAGGAGACCGGTATCACCATGCTCCAGCAGGAGAAGAACATCCGCACACAGGTGGAGGCTCTGATGAAGGAGAAGACCCTGCGGATGCAGCAGCTGAAGGTTCTgctggaccaggaccaggacctgtGCGACATCCTGTGCTCCATGCCCTATGGCATCGCTCCGGACTCCGTCCCCACGCCGGAACAGCTGGAGAGCTTCAGCCAACACATCACTAACCAGAACGCAGAGAAG ACAAGGCGGTATGCTGAGTTCATGGACCTCAAAAGGCAGATCATCTTGTTCATGGGAGAGCTGGACCAGATCCCCGAGACCAGCTTCGAGAAGGACGTCGTCTGTGAGGACGAGGACTCTTTTTGCCTTTCAAGAGACAATATCACGTCTCTCAAACTGCTCGTTTGTCAG CTGGAGGAACGTAAGGCGGAGAACGAGGCGATGTGTGAGGCTCACAGAGAAAGGATCCAGCGGTTGTGGGACCGACTGACGGTTCctcaggaggagagagaggcctTCAACGAACACATGGTCTCATCCAGGAGGAGGAACCTGGAAGCG TTACACGCAGAAGTTCAGCGTCTGGAGGAGCTCAAAATGTTAAACATCCACAACGTCACCGACGCCATCCGCTCCGAGATCGCCGTGTTTTGGGAGAAGTGCTTCTTCAGCACCGACCAGCGGCAGGATTTCTCTCCGTATTTTAGCG TGGACTTTACTGAAGAGCTGTTGAGTCTGCATGACGCTGAGATCCAGCGCTTGAAGCAGCATTATGAGGATCACAAAGAGCTTTTTGACGGCGTTCACCAGTGGGAAGATAGCTGGAGACTCTTCCTCCAGCTGGAG AAAAAAGCCACAGATCCGACGCGTTTCACTAACAGAGGAGGAAACCTTCTCAAAGAGGAGAAACAGAGGTCTGACCTGCATAAGAGCCTGCCGAAG cTGGAAAAGAAACTAAAAGCCCAGATCGACGTGTGGGAAAGTGAACAGGATCGTGAGTTTCTAGTAAACGGCCAGATGTTTCTTCAGTATGTGGAGGATCAGTGGGAGCTGCACCGaatagagaaagagaaggagaaacaaGAGAGG CAACTGAAGAAGAGCAAACAGACAGAGGAGGATATGCTGTACGGAACGGCGGTACGAACCCCGACCAAACGCAGACTCCTCGGCACTCACACCCCAAATAAATCACGGAAG GGTTCAGCAGCAAGGATGCCAGGTGGCGGTAAACCTCCAAACCCTCGACTGCTGCAGGGCTGTAACAAGGAGAACGAGGCCCAGCTGAAGGGAAGCCCTCTGAGCG CGAGACCTGTCCAAGGCCACTGA
- the prc1b gene encoding protein regulator of cytokinesis 1b isoform X2: MRKSEVLAAEAVSCLNKALCHLKDIWEEIGIPEDQRLQRTNVVKNHIKSLLDMMIKEEDSLKKRLISSIQTCRTEMEKLYLELQLTGFEEETGITMLQQEKNIRTQVEALMKEKTLRMQQLKVLLDQDQDLCDILCSMPYGIAPDSVPTPEQLESFSQHITNQNAEKTRRYAEFMDLKRQIILFMGELDQIPETSFEKDVVCEDEDSFCLSRDNITSLKLLVCQLEERKAENEAMCEAHRERIQRLWDRLTVPQEEREAFNEHMVSSRRRNLEALHAEVQRLEELKMLNIHNVTDAIRSEIAVFWEKCFFSTDQRQDFSPYFSVDFTEELLSLHDAEIQRLKQHYEDHKELFDGVHQWEDSWRLFLQLEKKATDPTRFTNRGGNLLKEEKQRSDLHKSLPKLEKKLKAQIDVWESEQDREFLVNGQMFLQYVEDQWELHRIEKEKEKQERQLKKSKQTEEDMLYGTAVRTPTKRRLLGTHTPNKSRKFNATSSLSSATSNSTGRSVFGGTVCRSPGPRPPLSANKGSAARMPGGGKPPNPRLLQGCNKENEAQLKGSPLSGALLTPAGQQRNFSIASVASTYSEFVRDLSKATDAKIQHDILNSTTTNL, from the exons ATGAGAAAGAG TGAGGTGCTGGCAGCAGAGGCTGTGTCCTGCCTGAATAAAGCTCTGTGCCACCTGAAGGACATCTGGGAGGAGATAGGGATCCCTGAGGACCAGAGACTGCAGAGGACTAATGTTGTCAAGAACCACATTAAG AGTTTACTAGATATGATGATCAAAGAAGAGGATTCTCTGAAGAAGAGGCTCATAAGCAGCATTCAGACCTGCAGGACGGAAATGGAGAAACTCTACCTGGAGCTGCAGCTGACCGGGTTTGAG GAGGAGACCGGTATCACCATGCTCCAGCAGGAGAAGAACATCCGCACACAGGTGGAGGCTCTGATGAAGGAGAAGACCCTGCGGATGCAGCAGCTGAAGGTTCTgctggaccaggaccaggacctgtGCGACATCCTGTGCTCCATGCCCTATGGCATCGCTCCGGACTCCGTCCCCACGCCGGAACAGCTGGAGAGCTTCAGCCAACACATCACTAACCAGAACGCAGAGAAG ACAAGGCGGTATGCTGAGTTCATGGACCTCAAAAGGCAGATCATCTTGTTCATGGGAGAGCTGGACCAGATCCCCGAGACCAGCTTCGAGAAGGACGTCGTCTGTGAGGACGAGGACTCTTTTTGCCTTTCAAGAGACAATATCACGTCTCTCAAACTGCTCGTTTGTCAG CTGGAGGAACGTAAGGCGGAGAACGAGGCGATGTGTGAGGCTCACAGAGAAAGGATCCAGCGGTTGTGGGACCGACTGACGGTTCctcaggaggagagagaggcctTCAACGAACACATGGTCTCATCCAGGAGGAGGAACCTGGAAGCG TTACACGCAGAAGTTCAGCGTCTGGAGGAGCTCAAAATGTTAAACATCCACAACGTCACCGACGCCATCCGCTCCGAGATCGCCGTGTTTTGGGAGAAGTGCTTCTTCAGCACCGACCAGCGGCAGGATTTCTCTCCGTATTTTAGCG TGGACTTTACTGAAGAGCTGTTGAGTCTGCATGACGCTGAGATCCAGCGCTTGAAGCAGCATTATGAGGATCACAAAGAGCTTTTTGACGGCGTTCACCAGTGGGAAGATAGCTGGAGACTCTTCCTCCAGCTGGAG AAAAAAGCCACAGATCCGACGCGTTTCACTAACAGAGGAGGAAACCTTCTCAAAGAGGAGAAACAGAGGTCTGACCTGCATAAGAGCCTGCCGAAG cTGGAAAAGAAACTAAAAGCCCAGATCGACGTGTGGGAAAGTGAACAGGATCGTGAGTTTCTAGTAAACGGCCAGATGTTTCTTCAGTATGTGGAGGATCAGTGGGAGCTGCACCGaatagagaaagagaaggagaaacaaGAGAGG CAACTGAAGAAGAGCAAACAGACAGAGGAGGATATGCTGTACGGAACGGCGGTACGAACCCCGACCAAACGCAGACTCCTCGGCACTCACACCCCAAATAAATCACGGAAG TTTAACGCCACTTCCAGCCTCTCTAGCGCCACCTCTAACAGCACCGGTCGCTCCGTCTTCGGTGGGACGGTCTGCCGCTCTCCTGGGCCCCGCCCACCTCTCTCAGCAAACAAG GGTTCAGCAGCAAGGATGCCAGGTGGCGGTAAACCTCCAAACCCTCGACTGCTGCAGGGCTGTAACAAGGAGAACGAGGCCCAGCTGAAGGGAAGCCCTCTGAGCGGTGCGTTGCTGACCCCCGCTGGTCAACAGCGTAACTTCAGCATAGCCTCTGTTGCCAGCACGTATTCAGAGTTTGTG CGAGACCTGTCCAAGGCCACTGACGCCAAGATCCAGCACGACATCCTGaactccaccaccaccaacctTTGA
- the prc1b gene encoding protein regulator of cytokinesis 1b isoform X1 — protein MRKSEVLAAEAVSCLNKALCHLKDIWEEIGIPEDQRLQRTNVVKNHIKSLLDMMIKEEDSLKKRLISSIQTCRTEMEKLYLELQLTGFEEETGITMLQQEKNIRTQVEALMKEKTLRMQQLKVLLDQDQDLCDILCSMPYGIAPDSVPTPEQLESFSQHITNQNAEKTRRYAEFMDLKRQIILFMGELDQIPETSFEKDVVCEDEDSFCLSRDNITSLKLLVCQLEERKAENEAMCEAHRERIQRLWDRLTVPQEEREAFNEHMVSSRRRNLEALHAEVQRLEELKMLNIHNVTDAIRSEIAVFWEKCFFSTDQRQDFSPYFSVDFTEELLSLHDAEIQRLKQHYEDHKELFDGVHQWEDSWRLFLQLEKKATDPTRFTNRGGNLLKEEKQRSDLHKSLPKLEKKLKAQIDVWESEQDREFLVNGQMFLQYVEDQWELHRIEKEKEKQERQLKKSKQTEEDMLYGTAVRTPTKRRLLGTHTPNKSRKFNATSSLSSATSNSTGRSVFGGTVCRSPGPRPPLSANKGSAARMPGGGKPPNPRLLQGCNKENEAQLKGSPLSGALLTPAGQQRNFSIASVASTYSEFVRDLVNTDSVQSSETCPRPLTPRSSTTS, from the exons ATGAGAAAGAG TGAGGTGCTGGCAGCAGAGGCTGTGTCCTGCCTGAATAAAGCTCTGTGCCACCTGAAGGACATCTGGGAGGAGATAGGGATCCCTGAGGACCAGAGACTGCAGAGGACTAATGTTGTCAAGAACCACATTAAG AGTTTACTAGATATGATGATCAAAGAAGAGGATTCTCTGAAGAAGAGGCTCATAAGCAGCATTCAGACCTGCAGGACGGAAATGGAGAAACTCTACCTGGAGCTGCAGCTGACCGGGTTTGAG GAGGAGACCGGTATCACCATGCTCCAGCAGGAGAAGAACATCCGCACACAGGTGGAGGCTCTGATGAAGGAGAAGACCCTGCGGATGCAGCAGCTGAAGGTTCTgctggaccaggaccaggacctgtGCGACATCCTGTGCTCCATGCCCTATGGCATCGCTCCGGACTCCGTCCCCACGCCGGAACAGCTGGAGAGCTTCAGCCAACACATCACTAACCAGAACGCAGAGAAG ACAAGGCGGTATGCTGAGTTCATGGACCTCAAAAGGCAGATCATCTTGTTCATGGGAGAGCTGGACCAGATCCCCGAGACCAGCTTCGAGAAGGACGTCGTCTGTGAGGACGAGGACTCTTTTTGCCTTTCAAGAGACAATATCACGTCTCTCAAACTGCTCGTTTGTCAG CTGGAGGAACGTAAGGCGGAGAACGAGGCGATGTGTGAGGCTCACAGAGAAAGGATCCAGCGGTTGTGGGACCGACTGACGGTTCctcaggaggagagagaggcctTCAACGAACACATGGTCTCATCCAGGAGGAGGAACCTGGAAGCG TTACACGCAGAAGTTCAGCGTCTGGAGGAGCTCAAAATGTTAAACATCCACAACGTCACCGACGCCATCCGCTCCGAGATCGCCGTGTTTTGGGAGAAGTGCTTCTTCAGCACCGACCAGCGGCAGGATTTCTCTCCGTATTTTAGCG TGGACTTTACTGAAGAGCTGTTGAGTCTGCATGACGCTGAGATCCAGCGCTTGAAGCAGCATTATGAGGATCACAAAGAGCTTTTTGACGGCGTTCACCAGTGGGAAGATAGCTGGAGACTCTTCCTCCAGCTGGAG AAAAAAGCCACAGATCCGACGCGTTTCACTAACAGAGGAGGAAACCTTCTCAAAGAGGAGAAACAGAGGTCTGACCTGCATAAGAGCCTGCCGAAG cTGGAAAAGAAACTAAAAGCCCAGATCGACGTGTGGGAAAGTGAACAGGATCGTGAGTTTCTAGTAAACGGCCAGATGTTTCTTCAGTATGTGGAGGATCAGTGGGAGCTGCACCGaatagagaaagagaaggagaaacaaGAGAGG CAACTGAAGAAGAGCAAACAGACAGAGGAGGATATGCTGTACGGAACGGCGGTACGAACCCCGACCAAACGCAGACTCCTCGGCACTCACACCCCAAATAAATCACGGAAG TTTAACGCCACTTCCAGCCTCTCTAGCGCCACCTCTAACAGCACCGGTCGCTCCGTCTTCGGTGGGACGGTCTGCCGCTCTCCTGGGCCCCGCCCACCTCTCTCAGCAAACAAG GGTTCAGCAGCAAGGATGCCAGGTGGCGGTAAACCTCCAAACCCTCGACTGCTGCAGGGCTGTAACAAGGAGAACGAGGCCCAGCTGAAGGGAAGCCCTCTGAGCGGTGCGTTGCTGACCCCCGCTGGTCAACAGCGTAACTTCAGCATAGCCTCTGTTGCCAGCACGTATTCAGAGTTTGTG aGGGACTTGGTCAACACTGATTCTGTTCAATCAAG CGAGACCTGTCCAAGGCCACTGACGCCAAGATCCAGCACGACATCCTGa
- the prc1b gene encoding protein regulator of cytokinesis 1b isoform X5: protein MRKSEVLAAEAVSCLNKALCHLKDIWEEIGIPEDQRLQRTNVVKNHIKSLLDMMIKEEDSLKKRLISSIQTCRTEMEKLYLELQLTGFEEETGITMLQQEKNIRTQVEALMKEKTLRMQQLKVLLDQDQDLCDILCSMPYGIAPDSVPTPEQLESFSQHITNQNAEKTRRYAEFMDLKRQIILFMGELDQIPETSFEKDVVCEDEDSFCLSRDNITSLKLLVCQLEERKAENEAMCEAHRERIQRLWDRLTVPQEEREAFNEHMVSSRRRNLEALHAEVQRLEELKMLNIHNVTDAIRSEIAVFWEKCFFSTDQRQDFSPYFSVDFTEELLSLHDAEIQRLKQHYEDHKELFDGVHQWEDSWRLFLQLEKKATDPTRFTNRGGNLLKEEKQRSDLHKSLPKLEKKLKAQIDVWESEQDREFLVNGQMFLQYVEDQWELHRIEKEKEKQERQLKKSKQTEEDMLYGTAVRTPTKRRLLGTHTPNKSRKFNATSSLSSATSNSTGRSVFGGTVCRSPGPRPPLSANKGSAARMPGGGKPPNPRLLQGCNKENEAQLKGSPLSEDDMLMV, encoded by the exons ATGAGAAAGAG TGAGGTGCTGGCAGCAGAGGCTGTGTCCTGCCTGAATAAAGCTCTGTGCCACCTGAAGGACATCTGGGAGGAGATAGGGATCCCTGAGGACCAGAGACTGCAGAGGACTAATGTTGTCAAGAACCACATTAAG AGTTTACTAGATATGATGATCAAAGAAGAGGATTCTCTGAAGAAGAGGCTCATAAGCAGCATTCAGACCTGCAGGACGGAAATGGAGAAACTCTACCTGGAGCTGCAGCTGACCGGGTTTGAG GAGGAGACCGGTATCACCATGCTCCAGCAGGAGAAGAACATCCGCACACAGGTGGAGGCTCTGATGAAGGAGAAGACCCTGCGGATGCAGCAGCTGAAGGTTCTgctggaccaggaccaggacctgtGCGACATCCTGTGCTCCATGCCCTATGGCATCGCTCCGGACTCCGTCCCCACGCCGGAACAGCTGGAGAGCTTCAGCCAACACATCACTAACCAGAACGCAGAGAAG ACAAGGCGGTATGCTGAGTTCATGGACCTCAAAAGGCAGATCATCTTGTTCATGGGAGAGCTGGACCAGATCCCCGAGACCAGCTTCGAGAAGGACGTCGTCTGTGAGGACGAGGACTCTTTTTGCCTTTCAAGAGACAATATCACGTCTCTCAAACTGCTCGTTTGTCAG CTGGAGGAACGTAAGGCGGAGAACGAGGCGATGTGTGAGGCTCACAGAGAAAGGATCCAGCGGTTGTGGGACCGACTGACGGTTCctcaggaggagagagaggcctTCAACGAACACATGGTCTCATCCAGGAGGAGGAACCTGGAAGCG TTACACGCAGAAGTTCAGCGTCTGGAGGAGCTCAAAATGTTAAACATCCACAACGTCACCGACGCCATCCGCTCCGAGATCGCCGTGTTTTGGGAGAAGTGCTTCTTCAGCACCGACCAGCGGCAGGATTTCTCTCCGTATTTTAGCG TGGACTTTACTGAAGAGCTGTTGAGTCTGCATGACGCTGAGATCCAGCGCTTGAAGCAGCATTATGAGGATCACAAAGAGCTTTTTGACGGCGTTCACCAGTGGGAAGATAGCTGGAGACTCTTCCTCCAGCTGGAG AAAAAAGCCACAGATCCGACGCGTTTCACTAACAGAGGAGGAAACCTTCTCAAAGAGGAGAAACAGAGGTCTGACCTGCATAAGAGCCTGCCGAAG cTGGAAAAGAAACTAAAAGCCCAGATCGACGTGTGGGAAAGTGAACAGGATCGTGAGTTTCTAGTAAACGGCCAGATGTTTCTTCAGTATGTGGAGGATCAGTGGGAGCTGCACCGaatagagaaagagaaggagaaacaaGAGAGG CAACTGAAGAAGAGCAAACAGACAGAGGAGGATATGCTGTACGGAACGGCGGTACGAACCCCGACCAAACGCAGACTCCTCGGCACTCACACCCCAAATAAATCACGGAAG TTTAACGCCACTTCCAGCCTCTCTAGCGCCACCTCTAACAGCACCGGTCGCTCCGTCTTCGGTGGGACGGTCTGCCGCTCTCCTGGGCCCCGCCCACCTCTCTCAGCAAACAAG GGTTCAGCAGCAAGGATGCCAGGTGGCGGTAAACCTCCAAACCCTCGACTGCTGCAGGGCTGTAACAAGGAGAACGAGGCCCAGCTGAAGGGAAGCCCTCTGAGCG AGGATGACATGCTAATggtgtaa
- the prc1b gene encoding protein regulator of cytokinesis 1b isoform X3 — protein MRKSEVLAAEAVSCLNKALCHLKDIWEEIGIPEDQRLQRTNVVKNHIKSLLDMMIKEEDSLKKRLISSIQTCRTEMEKLYLELQLTGFEEETGITMLQQEKNIRTQVEALMKEKTLRMQQLKVLLDQDQDLCDILCSMPYGIAPDSVPTPEQLESFSQHITNQNAEKTRRYAEFMDLKRQIILFMGELDQIPETSFEKDVVCEDEDSFCLSRDNITSLKLLVCQLEERKAENEAMCEAHRERIQRLWDRLTVPQEEREAFNEHMVSSRRRNLEALHAEVQRLEELKMLNIHNVTDAIRSEIAVFWEKCFFSTDQRQDFSPYFSVDFTEELLSLHDAEIQRLKQHYEDHKELFDGVHQWEDSWRLFLQLEKKATDPTRFTNRGGNLLKEEKQRSDLHKSLPKLEKKLKAQIDVWESEQDREFLVNGQMFLQYVEDQWELHRIEKEKEKQERQLKKSKQTEEDMLYGTAVRTPTKRRLLGTHTPNKSRKGSAARMPGGGKPPNPRLLQGCNKENEAQLKGSPLSGALLTPAGQQRNFSIASVASTYSEFVRDLVNTDSVQSSETCPRPLTPRSSTTS, from the exons ATGAGAAAGAG TGAGGTGCTGGCAGCAGAGGCTGTGTCCTGCCTGAATAAAGCTCTGTGCCACCTGAAGGACATCTGGGAGGAGATAGGGATCCCTGAGGACCAGAGACTGCAGAGGACTAATGTTGTCAAGAACCACATTAAG AGTTTACTAGATATGATGATCAAAGAAGAGGATTCTCTGAAGAAGAGGCTCATAAGCAGCATTCAGACCTGCAGGACGGAAATGGAGAAACTCTACCTGGAGCTGCAGCTGACCGGGTTTGAG GAGGAGACCGGTATCACCATGCTCCAGCAGGAGAAGAACATCCGCACACAGGTGGAGGCTCTGATGAAGGAGAAGACCCTGCGGATGCAGCAGCTGAAGGTTCTgctggaccaggaccaggacctgtGCGACATCCTGTGCTCCATGCCCTATGGCATCGCTCCGGACTCCGTCCCCACGCCGGAACAGCTGGAGAGCTTCAGCCAACACATCACTAACCAGAACGCAGAGAAG ACAAGGCGGTATGCTGAGTTCATGGACCTCAAAAGGCAGATCATCTTGTTCATGGGAGAGCTGGACCAGATCCCCGAGACCAGCTTCGAGAAGGACGTCGTCTGTGAGGACGAGGACTCTTTTTGCCTTTCAAGAGACAATATCACGTCTCTCAAACTGCTCGTTTGTCAG CTGGAGGAACGTAAGGCGGAGAACGAGGCGATGTGTGAGGCTCACAGAGAAAGGATCCAGCGGTTGTGGGACCGACTGACGGTTCctcaggaggagagagaggcctTCAACGAACACATGGTCTCATCCAGGAGGAGGAACCTGGAAGCG TTACACGCAGAAGTTCAGCGTCTGGAGGAGCTCAAAATGTTAAACATCCACAACGTCACCGACGCCATCCGCTCCGAGATCGCCGTGTTTTGGGAGAAGTGCTTCTTCAGCACCGACCAGCGGCAGGATTTCTCTCCGTATTTTAGCG TGGACTTTACTGAAGAGCTGTTGAGTCTGCATGACGCTGAGATCCAGCGCTTGAAGCAGCATTATGAGGATCACAAAGAGCTTTTTGACGGCGTTCACCAGTGGGAAGATAGCTGGAGACTCTTCCTCCAGCTGGAG AAAAAAGCCACAGATCCGACGCGTTTCACTAACAGAGGAGGAAACCTTCTCAAAGAGGAGAAACAGAGGTCTGACCTGCATAAGAGCCTGCCGAAG cTGGAAAAGAAACTAAAAGCCCAGATCGACGTGTGGGAAAGTGAACAGGATCGTGAGTTTCTAGTAAACGGCCAGATGTTTCTTCAGTATGTGGAGGATCAGTGGGAGCTGCACCGaatagagaaagagaaggagaaacaaGAGAGG CAACTGAAGAAGAGCAAACAGACAGAGGAGGATATGCTGTACGGAACGGCGGTACGAACCCCGACCAAACGCAGACTCCTCGGCACTCACACCCCAAATAAATCACGGAAG GGTTCAGCAGCAAGGATGCCAGGTGGCGGTAAACCTCCAAACCCTCGACTGCTGCAGGGCTGTAACAAGGAGAACGAGGCCCAGCTGAAGGGAAGCCCTCTGAGCGGTGCGTTGCTGACCCCCGCTGGTCAACAGCGTAACTTCAGCATAGCCTCTGTTGCCAGCACGTATTCAGAGTTTGTG aGGGACTTGGTCAACACTGATTCTGTTCAATCAAG CGAGACCTGTCCAAGGCCACTGACGCCAAGATCCAGCACGACATCCTGa
- the prc1b gene encoding protein regulator of cytokinesis 1b isoform X4, translated as MRKSEVLAAEAVSCLNKALCHLKDIWEEIGIPEDQRLQRTNVVKNHIKSLLDMMIKEEDSLKKRLISSIQTCRTEMEKLYLELQLTGFEEETGITMLQQEKNIRTQVEALMKEKTLRMQQLKVLLDQDQDLCDILCSMPYGIAPDSVPTPEQLESFSQHITNQNAEKTRRYAEFMDLKRQIILFMGELDQIPETSFEKDVVCEDEDSFCLSRDNITSLKLLVCQLEERKAENEAMCEAHRERIQRLWDRLTVPQEEREAFNEHMVSSRRRNLEALHAEVQRLEELKMLNIHNVTDAIRSEIAVFWEKCFFSTDQRQDFSPYFSVDFTEELLSLHDAEIQRLKQHYEDHKELFDGVHQWEDSWRLFLQLEKKATDPTRFTNRGGNLLKEEKQRSDLHKSLPKLEKKLKAQIDVWESEQDREFLVNGQMFLQYVEDQWELHRIEKEKEKQERQLKKSKQTEEDMLYGTAVRTPTKRRLLGTHTPNKSRKFNATSSLSSATSNSTGRSVFGGTVCRSPGPRPPLSANKGSAARMPGGGKPPNPRLLQGCNKENEAQLKGSPLSARPVQGH; from the exons ATGAGAAAGAG TGAGGTGCTGGCAGCAGAGGCTGTGTCCTGCCTGAATAAAGCTCTGTGCCACCTGAAGGACATCTGGGAGGAGATAGGGATCCCTGAGGACCAGAGACTGCAGAGGACTAATGTTGTCAAGAACCACATTAAG AGTTTACTAGATATGATGATCAAAGAAGAGGATTCTCTGAAGAAGAGGCTCATAAGCAGCATTCAGACCTGCAGGACGGAAATGGAGAAACTCTACCTGGAGCTGCAGCTGACCGGGTTTGAG GAGGAGACCGGTATCACCATGCTCCAGCAGGAGAAGAACATCCGCACACAGGTGGAGGCTCTGATGAAGGAGAAGACCCTGCGGATGCAGCAGCTGAAGGTTCTgctggaccaggaccaggacctgtGCGACATCCTGTGCTCCATGCCCTATGGCATCGCTCCGGACTCCGTCCCCACGCCGGAACAGCTGGAGAGCTTCAGCCAACACATCACTAACCAGAACGCAGAGAAG ACAAGGCGGTATGCTGAGTTCATGGACCTCAAAAGGCAGATCATCTTGTTCATGGGAGAGCTGGACCAGATCCCCGAGACCAGCTTCGAGAAGGACGTCGTCTGTGAGGACGAGGACTCTTTTTGCCTTTCAAGAGACAATATCACGTCTCTCAAACTGCTCGTTTGTCAG CTGGAGGAACGTAAGGCGGAGAACGAGGCGATGTGTGAGGCTCACAGAGAAAGGATCCAGCGGTTGTGGGACCGACTGACGGTTCctcaggaggagagagaggcctTCAACGAACACATGGTCTCATCCAGGAGGAGGAACCTGGAAGCG TTACACGCAGAAGTTCAGCGTCTGGAGGAGCTCAAAATGTTAAACATCCACAACGTCACCGACGCCATCCGCTCCGAGATCGCCGTGTTTTGGGAGAAGTGCTTCTTCAGCACCGACCAGCGGCAGGATTTCTCTCCGTATTTTAGCG TGGACTTTACTGAAGAGCTGTTGAGTCTGCATGACGCTGAGATCCAGCGCTTGAAGCAGCATTATGAGGATCACAAAGAGCTTTTTGACGGCGTTCACCAGTGGGAAGATAGCTGGAGACTCTTCCTCCAGCTGGAG AAAAAAGCCACAGATCCGACGCGTTTCACTAACAGAGGAGGAAACCTTCTCAAAGAGGAGAAACAGAGGTCTGACCTGCATAAGAGCCTGCCGAAG cTGGAAAAGAAACTAAAAGCCCAGATCGACGTGTGGGAAAGTGAACAGGATCGTGAGTTTCTAGTAAACGGCCAGATGTTTCTTCAGTATGTGGAGGATCAGTGGGAGCTGCACCGaatagagaaagagaaggagaaacaaGAGAGG CAACTGAAGAAGAGCAAACAGACAGAGGAGGATATGCTGTACGGAACGGCGGTACGAACCCCGACCAAACGCAGACTCCTCGGCACTCACACCCCAAATAAATCACGGAAG TTTAACGCCACTTCCAGCCTCTCTAGCGCCACCTCTAACAGCACCGGTCGCTCCGTCTTCGGTGGGACGGTCTGCCGCTCTCCTGGGCCCCGCCCACCTCTCTCAGCAAACAAG GGTTCAGCAGCAAGGATGCCAGGTGGCGGTAAACCTCCAAACCCTCGACTGCTGCAGGGCTGTAACAAGGAGAACGAGGCCCAGCTGAAGGGAAGCCCTCTGAGCG CGAGACCTGTCCAAGGCCACTGA